The proteins below come from a single Chitinophaga pinensis DSM 2588 genomic window:
- a CDS encoding outer membrane beta-barrel protein — protein sequence MKAILKYLLTIWLTVLCVSVKAQQKDSLPVGNVSGITFDSTHNYVLKNASITIYNIRNELLAYGLSNAEGAFSLPKLPLGQNFKLVISYLGYATWTKTLRLDTENPISDLHYVNLLPENTALSEIVVTAPPPVRMNGDTLEFNAGAFTLDKNAVAEELLIRLPGVVVWSDGAITVNGKTVSRVLVDGKPFFGNEAAIATQNIPKNAIEKIQVYQKTRKEEQVNPHDSIPEINIQLKDDMHEGHFGELSAGYGSRKTYEGSMNINFFSPRNQWGLFSIANNVNKTAGGITDLLLNSAFKSLKGDIDNQPDFGKGGLNQSLGAGVFYHHDFKHDGRGPAYLPAEIGADYFLKRDKNNHLTDISSLTSLGPDSAILQKSNVTVKDNQINQQLDIHQIELLAKKNVELAIKPSLAYTTYDNVTSSHASSFSTKTGLQSMSSVESESHARNTHLAVNARYSHDLDNNTSLSMAYSIDYNRDESNRYSKSIFTSFAKASDNQHVERKSLNTKSDVRHRMDAAWGNIAPLLFGRGNFLSTVHIDVENALEYSSQVADNSALDNDTAAKNFIHDPYLTYRSRYRVVNENPAIKFSRTFERTRADKYTKSLSVFLNLQEQIYLQQNTSSHTFQQFNRNYQRFVPSVSLSYVNEQISRFSNSYHLAFKRSFEYATVDMLYPIVDSTNFYYLTEGNPDLAPAETKELNFRYSHNSNRIEYGLVVTAITTDNFFAGSSYINENGTTITKNINLDGRRSIELRGEVQKPLKLKNGDQLQFVEELSFIRSHSPNYLVRNDEQQDVMNVSYASQLKNKISIYFIHLDKLAINLSQNASYYLSRQRGLNDARISSYEYNTSLSGGYTPTKRFTISSNVTSNMVVSSAAEQVIFTIWNLSAAYRLLPGNNLELKFSALDLLGQNRSINNYGNNYVLTQESHNVLKQYFMLTLTYFPRKFGR from the coding sequence TTGAAAGCCATTCTGAAATATCTGCTTACCATATGGCTGACTGTGTTGTGTGTGTCTGTAAAGGCACAGCAGAAGGATTCATTGCCCGTCGGTAATGTATCAGGCATCACCTTTGACTCTACACACAATTATGTGCTGAAAAATGCCAGTATAACGATCTATAACATTAGAAACGAACTGCTTGCATATGGTCTTAGTAATGCAGAAGGTGCGTTTTCCCTACCCAAACTCCCCCTGGGACAAAACTTTAAACTGGTCATCTCTTATCTCGGCTATGCCACATGGACTAAAACCCTGCGGCTTGACACGGAAAATCCCATAAGCGACCTGCATTATGTCAATCTGCTGCCGGAAAATACTGCGCTGAGCGAAATCGTCGTCACTGCTCCCCCTCCCGTACGCATGAATGGCGATACGCTGGAGTTCAATGCAGGCGCCTTCACTTTGGATAAAAACGCAGTTGCAGAAGAACTGCTGATCCGCCTGCCCGGTGTCGTTGTGTGGTCGGATGGAGCGATTACCGTTAATGGAAAGACCGTTTCCCGCGTACTGGTTGACGGAAAGCCGTTTTTTGGCAACGAGGCTGCTATTGCCACACAAAACATCCCCAAAAACGCCATTGAAAAGATACAGGTCTATCAGAAGACGAGGAAGGAGGAGCAGGTCAACCCTCATGACTCCATTCCCGAAATAAATATTCAGCTAAAGGATGATATGCATGAAGGACATTTTGGCGAACTATCAGCCGGATACGGCTCCCGAAAGACCTATGAAGGCAGCATGAATATCAACTTCTTTTCGCCTCGTAATCAGTGGGGACTGTTTAGTATTGCCAATAATGTGAATAAAACAGCAGGTGGTATTACAGACCTGTTATTAAATAGTGCTTTTAAAAGTCTGAAAGGGGATATTGATAATCAACCGGACTTTGGTAAAGGCGGTTTAAATCAGTCCCTGGGCGCCGGCGTATTCTATCACCACGACTTTAAACATGATGGTCGCGGACCAGCCTACCTGCCGGCTGAAATTGGCGCTGATTATTTTCTCAAAAGAGATAAAAATAACCACCTTACTGATATCAGTAGTCTGACCTCCCTGGGGCCGGATAGTGCCATCCTTCAGAAAAGCAATGTCACCGTCAAAGACAACCAGATCAATCAACAGCTGGATATTCACCAGATAGAATTGCTGGCGAAAAAGAACGTAGAACTGGCCATTAAGCCTTCTCTTGCTTACACGACCTATGACAATGTCACCAGTAGCCATGCCAGCAGCTTTTCTACTAAAACAGGATTGCAGAGTATGAGCAGTGTGGAATCTGAAAGCCATGCCCGGAATACTCACCTGGCCGTCAATGCGAGGTATTCTCATGATCTGGATAATAATACCTCCTTATCAATGGCCTATTCTATCGATTATAACCGCGACGAAAGCAATAGGTATAGTAAGTCCATTTTTACCTCCTTTGCGAAGGCCAGCGACAATCAGCACGTAGAACGAAAATCGCTCAACACAAAATCTGATGTGAGACACCGGATGGACGCTGCCTGGGGTAACATCGCTCCACTGCTGTTCGGCCGTGGGAATTTCCTTTCTACCGTACATATCGATGTGGAAAATGCACTGGAATATTCCTCACAGGTCGCGGACAATAGCGCCTTGGACAACGACACGGCTGCAAAGAATTTCATACATGACCCCTATCTCACCTATCGTAGCAGATACAGGGTGGTCAACGAAAACCCGGCTATCAAGTTTTCCCGGACCTTCGAACGTACACGGGCCGATAAGTATACCAAGTCATTGTCTGTTTTCCTAAACCTGCAGGAACAGATCTATTTACAGCAGAACACCTCTTCTCATACCTTCCAGCAGTTTAACAGGAACTACCAGCGCTTCGTGCCTTCGGTTAGTTTATCGTATGTAAATGAACAGATAAGCCGTTTCAGCAACAGCTATCACCTGGCCTTTAAACGCTCCTTCGAGTACGCGACCGTGGATATGTTATATCCTATTGTGGATAGTACCAATTTCTATTACCTGACAGAAGGCAATCCCGACTTAGCGCCCGCTGAGACAAAAGAGCTTAATTTTCGTTACAGTCATAACAGCAACCGTATTGAATACGGTCTTGTAGTGACCGCCATTACTACAGATAATTTCTTTGCAGGTAGTTCCTATATCAATGAAAATGGTACCACTATCACCAAAAACATCAATCTCGATGGCCGGCGTAGTATCGAACTGCGGGGAGAAGTACAGAAACCCCTGAAACTGAAAAACGGGGATCAGCTACAGTTCGTGGAAGAACTTTCCTTTATCAGGTCACATAGTCCGAATTACCTCGTGCGGAATGATGAACAGCAGGATGTGATGAATGTCTCTTATGCAAGTCAGCTGAAAAATAAAATCAGCATATACTTTATCCACCTGGATAAACTGGCCATTAATCTCTCTCAAAACGCCAGTTATTACTTGTCCAGACAGCGTGGGTTGAATGACGCCCGCATCAGCTCTTACGAATACAACACTTCATTGAGCGGTGGTTATACGCCTACGAAGCGGTTTACCATCAGCAGTAATGTTACCAGTAATATGGTTGTTTCCTCCGCTGCCGAACAGGTTATTTTTACTATCTGGAATCTGAGTGCTGCCTACCGGCTCTTACCAGGTAATAACCTGGAGCTGAAATTCTCCGCGTTAGACCTGCTGGGACAGAACCGGAGTATCAATAACTACGGCAACAATTATGTATTGACACAAGAATCACATAATGTGCTCAAGCAGTATTTTATGCTCACACTCACTTACTTTCCAAGGAAATTCGGGCGCTGA
- a CDS encoding Sir2 family NAD-dependent protein deacetylase has product MTYLDPALQERLAHFLSTPGKLTVLTGAGLSADSGIPTFRDKDGFWTVGSDNYTAQEMGTYEMFWRKPLEVWKWFLPALQICREGSQKRY; this is encoded by the coding sequence ATGACATATTTAGACCCTGCCTTACAGGAGCGCCTTGCCCACTTTCTGTCTACACCAGGAAAACTGACCGTACTAACCGGCGCCGGTCTCTCTGCCGATAGCGGTATCCCTACTTTCAGAGATAAAGATGGTTTCTGGACGGTGGGCTCCGACAATTACACAGCGCAGGAAATGGGTACCTATGAAATGTTCTGGCGTAAACCCCTGGAAGTATGGAAATGGTTCCTTCCGGCGCTACAAATCTGCCGAGAAGGATCACAGAAACGGTATTAA
- the msrA gene encoding peptide-methionine (S)-S-oxide reductase MsrA: MSIQTAILAGGCFWGVEELIRALPGVSKTIVGYTGGDVPNATYRNHGSHAEGIKIEFDPNVLSYRKLLEFFFQIHDPTTRNRQGNDIGTSYRSAIFYLDEAQQQTAVELIKELNAAGIYKHPIVTEVVPAADFWDAEEEHQNYLQKHPFGYTCHFIRPEWQLATSEGK; encoded by the coding sequence ATGTCAATACAAACTGCAATACTCGCCGGTGGTTGTTTTTGGGGTGTAGAGGAGCTCATCCGTGCACTGCCCGGGGTAAGCAAAACTATAGTAGGTTATACGGGGGGAGATGTGCCTAACGCAACCTACCGTAACCATGGTAGTCATGCGGAAGGGATCAAGATTGAGTTTGATCCGAATGTCCTTTCTTACCGTAAATTGTTGGAATTCTTCTTCCAGATTCACGACCCTACCACCCGCAACAGGCAGGGAAATGATATCGGAACCTCCTACCGCTCCGCCATCTTCTACCTGGATGAAGCACAACAGCAGACAGCGGTTGAGCTGATAAAAGAACTGAATGCCGCCGGTATCTACAAGCATCCGATCGTGACCGAAGTAGTACCCGCAGCTGATTTCTGGGACGCAGAAGAAGAACACCAGAACTACCTGCAGAAACATCCTTTCGGATATACCTGTCACTTTATCCGCCCGGAATGGCAATTAGCGACTTCAGAAGGTAAATAA
- a CDS encoding DUF1349 domain-containing protein, translating into MKRIIFGLLMITGMKAASAQTLEKMQWYNEPAEWKINNKTFTMFVTPQTDYWRISHYGFTVDDAPFYYTTYGGEFEVKVKLTGNYKARFDQMGLMIRTDHQNYIKSGVEFVDGKLNVSTVVTHTTSDWSVTPLDKVPPFIWIKAIRKLDAVEFYYSFDDKNYIMTRNAPLQDNHPVMVGLMAASPDGQGFEAKFEEFTVKHLADQRRVIWLKNHAE; encoded by the coding sequence ATGAAGAGAATCATTTTTGGGCTGCTCATGATCACCGGTATGAAGGCCGCTTCCGCGCAAACGCTAGAGAAAATGCAATGGTATAACGAACCTGCTGAATGGAAGATCAATAACAAAACATTTACCATGTTTGTTACTCCGCAAACGGATTACTGGCGTATTTCTCACTACGGATTTACGGTTGATGATGCGCCTTTCTATTACACAACGTATGGTGGTGAATTTGAAGTGAAAGTGAAACTAACAGGCAACTACAAAGCCAGATTTGATCAGATGGGACTGATGATCAGAACAGATCACCAGAACTATATTAAAAGCGGTGTGGAATTCGTAGATGGTAAACTCAATGTCAGCACCGTTGTAACACATACAACAAGCGACTGGAGTGTTACTCCGCTGGATAAAGTACCCCCTTTCATCTGGATCAAAGCAATCAGGAAACTGGATGCTGTAGAGTTCTACTATTCATTTGATGATAAGAACTATATCATGACGCGTAATGCGCCTTTACAGGACAACCATCCGGTAATGGTGGGACTGATGGCTGCATCTCCCGACGGACAAGGATTTGAAGCTAAATTTGAGGAGTTTACAGTAAAACATCTTGCTGATCAGCGTCGTGTGATCTGGTTGAAAAATCACGCAGAATAA
- a CDS encoding response regulator transcription factor produces the protein MNVLEKLNTNLLQQNFAGQDTAAALAYCQSIAAMYARLENAISVLSDLQNNRSYIYTGKIAPALGIAAHPAMKEIDSIWEGEIFNRIKPDHLLEKHLLELKFFHLVGGVPVAERCDYQVNSYLQMQDAAGDYVPVQHRMFYLHSNSNGSINLALCLYNFAGNPHPADQYQGMIVNTSTGKVITTDNKRFSKILSFREKQLLQLIRNGKSSKEIATQLSISINTVSRHRQNILEKLHVKNSIEACRIAEAIELL, from the coding sequence ATGAATGTATTAGAGAAACTCAATACCAATCTGCTGCAACAGAACTTTGCCGGTCAGGATACGGCAGCTGCACTGGCATATTGCCAGTCAATTGCTGCAATGTATGCCCGGCTGGAAAATGCCATCAGCGTCTTAAGTGATCTCCAGAACAATAGAAGTTACATTTATACAGGTAAGATAGCGCCTGCCCTGGGCATTGCTGCGCATCCCGCTATGAAAGAGATCGATTCTATCTGGGAAGGAGAGATCTTCAATAGGATCAAACCGGATCATCTGCTGGAAAAGCACTTACTGGAACTGAAATTCTTCCACCTGGTGGGTGGTGTACCTGTTGCGGAACGCTGCGATTACCAGGTGAACAGTTATTTACAGATGCAGGATGCTGCCGGCGACTATGTCCCTGTCCAGCACCGGATGTTTTATCTGCACAGTAATAGCAACGGGAGCATTAATCTGGCTTTGTGCCTGTATAACTTTGCCGGCAATCCACATCCTGCTGACCAATACCAGGGTATGATCGTCAATACCAGTACGGGGAAGGTGATTACAACGGATAACAAACGCTTCAGCAAGATTCTCTCTTTCCGGGAAAAACAATTGCTGCAGCTGATCAGAAATGGCAAAAGCAGTAAGGAAATAGCAACCCAGCTGTCTATCAGTATAAACACCGTTAGCCGGCACCGCCAGAACATACTGGAGAAACTGCACGTAAAGAACTCCATAGAAGCCTGCCGGATCGCCGAAGCAATTGAGTTATTATAG
- a CDS encoding NACHT domain-containing protein: MSEISYDTPEILESTEKPLAFSNQSYPYNQISSDRRFEELVYSLVKHQLDNGEFSQFDSIALMSGVSEKGRDCALFENGYSKGVIQCKKYEKNLSKDEFGKEITKFFLYSLLENKILPNPDTFFYYIAVSKGFVGECSDFIDSFSHEVISEPSLENWINFNMTKYVTLAPLKLQLNETLQKARNVLSRISVQKIIPSDLDRYLNNENSRYLNSLFFDVRTVVDNSQIKELQQQINELLSGKQINVEKLNIELSRGSISLRSERNEFSEIPDSHIEREETERLFNWVNGELKKDKFGKVLNFCLLAGNAGMGKTVILKDLYDRLVDSQIATLGLKADKLASSSVKELQDKIGLSLPVYEFIEICKQKFKTTVLVIDQIDALSQSMSSDRSYLQVFKDLVDQYLYDENVRIIVSVRIFDLHYDPSLRLYKDIESITVKPLTESQVFQQVGKLGIDKTMVTDKLLNLLKIPNQLSVFSRIYNSNQTCLGIDTLQDMYQELWKQKINGLTRNGAIDKRLTKELLYKIANKMFSDQQIAVSELQFDEYSQELSYLESERLIKKEGYQLQFFHQSFYDFVFAKQFIENGEDLLCYIKDNGQSLLLRSAVKMMLNYLREYSSLSYEKTLANIFSDDEILFHIKHMALSSVLFHEQPTSGERDIVSAAISGSFYLCVLFFDQGKSAYWFGFALERKLLDILNSDDKKITEIKGTDPRELSYLKNAIFLFLRNAVTNDYTGAWEFVLGFNDYSYIRNIFSTISNWDNPLSYQAFERCKNLVDIDPYRYYDIIDNIARVNTKYALEKLAQHLESKPPNKNSARDYKELDVLKTLAEKAPEKLFPLLFDIVSNELNQIISEKHFVVDYQYMRIDLHDTETRTANNYLFRLLGLCLKRSATIGAPEFGDFFKMHKSSKHKPILKLLIFAFRSNEERYPDQIYQLTVYLLALNDLQYDSTLGVENRIVFEKAFLFFSDQQKMDCIQLIKQIVSKHEISFRRKTDTEKAWIYSSWGITKYSWIKRLPITTILQDKDLKTAYQELNRRFPNFIDKEGTERVTASISRSPLSKNAYKFMNKEQWLSSFKKYDGTIGCFQRQSTKGDINEHSTAFKEIVKIDPSPEKLEIIKAALADPKVMPIYPIQGIWGWSENGSDPDSVIPLFSKILAIAKNKSLRYYCLHIAKELMGREKEDDTIINFLIDAALDFGSEEAIEIEDEKETSINNLVTKGINKFSGFAASCLVYIKDKTYENKVFDILQKILTIGPDYSRATVLFKFAYLMNVDPTRAFKIFKEALIGEHDVHVLASSIWSLQYMGNYDFEQLKTIYERLVLAKNLGRDDSQWLFTILYDSYLFDKTGADELLYKLVADNKYASLSAINEIMENYYTIEGTKHKNDQLLNFVLEKLTEEDFDHISWTFANSLHLKLIDIKHFLEKYIESPYFTINDSFIEYLTFQCNHYPLDAVELFNRALARNKFRKTDHTGIHSSESGTKFIVSAFNSLVKNDQASGSVRMKLIIAFDNVLKDFRFKTDTERVLENLV, from the coding sequence ATGTCAGAAATCTCTTACGATACCCCCGAAATACTAGAAAGTACCGAAAAGCCATTAGCGTTTTCCAATCAGTCATATCCTTATAATCAAATTTCTAGTGATAGAAGATTTGAAGAGTTGGTTTATAGTCTAGTGAAACATCAACTAGATAATGGCGAGTTCAGCCAGTTCGACTCTATAGCTTTAATGTCCGGAGTAAGCGAAAAAGGACGTGATTGTGCACTTTTCGAAAATGGATATTCGAAGGGTGTAATACAATGTAAAAAGTATGAAAAAAACCTTTCAAAGGATGAATTTGGTAAGGAGATTACAAAATTCTTTTTATACAGCTTACTCGAAAATAAAATATTACCTAACCCCGATACATTTTTCTATTATATAGCTGTTTCCAAGGGATTTGTGGGTGAGTGTAGTGACTTTATTGATTCGTTTAGCCATGAAGTTATATCTGAGCCCTCATTGGAAAACTGGATCAACTTCAATATGACAAAGTATGTCACTCTAGCTCCGTTAAAGCTACAACTTAATGAAACTTTACAAAAAGCGAGGAATGTGTTGTCAAGGATATCTGTACAAAAAATCATCCCTAGCGATCTTGACAGATATCTAAATAATGAAAACAGCAGGTACTTAAATAGCCTTTTTTTTGACGTCAGGACAGTTGTCGACAACAGCCAGATAAAAGAACTCCAGCAGCAGATCAACGAGTTGTTGTCAGGAAAACAAATCAATGTTGAAAAGCTTAATATTGAATTGAGTAGAGGTTCTATAAGCTTAAGATCTGAAAGAAACGAATTCTCCGAAATTCCGGACTCACATATTGAGCGGGAAGAAACCGAAAGGTTATTCAACTGGGTGAATGGCGAACTAAAAAAGGATAAATTTGGAAAGGTATTAAACTTTTGCCTACTAGCAGGAAACGCTGGAATGGGGAAAACTGTTATCCTGAAAGATCTTTATGACAGGCTTGTAGATTCACAGATTGCGACCTTAGGGCTCAAAGCAGACAAACTGGCCTCTTCCAGCGTTAAAGAACTTCAGGACAAAATTGGGCTTTCCTTACCTGTTTATGAATTTATAGAAATATGTAAACAGAAGTTTAAAACTACAGTCCTTGTTATTGATCAGATTGATGCCCTTTCTCAATCTATGTCCTCAGACAGATCTTATCTCCAGGTATTCAAAGATCTCGTAGACCAATACCTTTATGATGAAAACGTTCGGATCATTGTCTCGGTTAGAATCTTCGACCTCCATTATGATCCATCTCTCAGATTATACAAGGACATAGAAAGCATAACGGTCAAACCCTTAACCGAATCTCAAGTATTTCAGCAGGTAGGCAAACTGGGCATCGATAAAACCATGGTTACCGATAAGCTGCTAAATTTATTGAAAATACCCAATCAACTCAGTGTGTTCTCCCGGATCTATAATTCCAACCAAACCTGTCTAGGGATTGATACACTCCAGGATATGTACCAGGAACTTTGGAAACAAAAAATAAATGGTCTCACACGTAACGGAGCCATAGACAAACGACTGACCAAAGAACTCTTGTATAAGATTGCCAATAAGATGTTCTCTGATCAGCAGATAGCGGTTAGCGAATTACAATTTGACGAGTATAGTCAAGAGTTAAGCTATCTGGAAAGTGAGCGATTGATCAAGAAAGAAGGATATCAACTTCAGTTTTTCCATCAATCATTTTATGACTTTGTATTTGCAAAACAATTTATTGAAAACGGGGAAGACCTACTATGCTACATCAAGGATAATGGACAATCATTGCTTTTAAGATCAGCGGTGAAGATGATGTTGAATTATTTAAGAGAGTATTCTTCCTTATCTTATGAGAAAACGCTGGCTAACATCTTCAGCGATGACGAGATCTTGTTTCATATCAAACATATGGCCCTCTCGTCTGTTCTTTTTCATGAACAACCTACCTCCGGTGAAAGAGATATCGTATCAGCTGCAATCTCCGGCTCTTTTTATTTATGCGTACTATTTTTTGATCAAGGCAAGTCTGCTTATTGGTTCGGTTTCGCACTCGAAAGGAAGCTACTCGACATTTTGAATTCTGACGACAAAAAGATTACCGAAATTAAGGGGACTGATCCAAGAGAGCTCTCTTACCTCAAGAATGCAATCTTCTTATTTCTCAGAAATGCAGTAACAAACGACTACACTGGTGCTTGGGAATTCGTCTTGGGATTCAATGATTATTCCTACATCAGGAATATATTTTCCACGATCAGCAACTGGGATAATCCACTCTCTTATCAAGCTTTTGAGCGCTGCAAAAACCTTGTAGATATTGATCCTTACCGTTACTATGATATTATTGACAATATAGCAAGAGTGAATACGAAATATGCGCTAGAAAAACTTGCTCAGCATCTTGAAAGCAAACCCCCAAATAAAAATTCAGCACGAGACTATAAAGAATTAGACGTATTAAAGACGCTCGCCGAAAAAGCACCTGAAAAGCTTTTTCCCTTACTTTTTGATATAGTCAGCAACGAGCTAAATCAAATAATCTCGGAAAAGCATTTCGTAGTAGATTATCAGTATATGCGGATCGACTTACATGATACGGAAACGCGAACCGCGAACAACTATCTTTTTCGCCTATTAGGGCTCTGTCTCAAGCGATCCGCCACTATCGGTGCCCCCGAGTTCGGAGATTTTTTTAAAATGCACAAAAGCAGTAAACACAAACCAATACTAAAATTACTCATATTTGCATTTCGCTCGAATGAGGAAAGATACCCGGATCAGATATATCAGTTGACGGTTTATTTGCTTGCTTTAAATGACCTTCAGTATGATTCAACATTAGGCGTAGAAAACCGGATTGTTTTTGAAAAGGCATTTTTATTTTTCTCTGATCAACAAAAGATGGATTGCATCCAGCTAATAAAACAAATTGTATCAAAACACGAAATTTCGTTCAGGCGTAAAACTGATACAGAGAAAGCCTGGATATACTCTTCATGGGGAATTACCAAATATAGCTGGATAAAACGACTTCCTATTACAACCATCCTGCAAGATAAAGACCTGAAAACTGCTTATCAGGAACTCAACAGAAGATTCCCAAATTTTATTGACAAGGAGGGAACTGAAAGAGTTACTGCAAGCATCTCTCGTTCTCCATTATCGAAAAATGCCTACAAATTTATGAACAAAGAGCAGTGGCTGTCCTCGTTTAAAAAATATGACGGGACTATCGGATGTTTTCAAAGACAGTCTACAAAAGGGGATATCAATGAACATTCTACTGCATTCAAAGAAATCGTAAAGATCGATCCTTCACCAGAAAAACTTGAAATCATTAAGGCAGCATTAGCAGATCCCAAGGTAATGCCCATATATCCTATTCAAGGGATCTGGGGCTGGTCAGAAAATGGATCAGATCCAGATTCGGTAATACCTCTGTTCAGCAAAATATTAGCTATTGCTAAAAACAAGTCTCTTCGATACTACTGCCTCCATATTGCAAAAGAACTTATGGGGCGAGAAAAGGAAGATGATACCATAATCAACTTCCTCATTGATGCTGCTCTCGATTTTGGATCTGAGGAGGCTATTGAAATCGAAGATGAAAAGGAAACCTCGATCAATAATCTCGTCACAAAAGGAATAAATAAGTTTAGTGGATTTGCGGCATCATGCCTTGTATACATAAAGGATAAAACTTATGAAAATAAAGTTTTTGACATCCTACAGAAAATTCTTACTATCGGACCAGACTACTCCAGGGCAACAGTGCTATTTAAGTTTGCATATTTGATGAACGTAGATCCCACAAGAGCATTTAAAATTTTTAAAGAAGCATTGATAGGCGAGCATGATGTTCATGTTTTGGCATCTTCTATCTGGTCACTCCAATATATGGGCAACTATGATTTTGAACAGCTGAAAACCATCTATGAGCGATTGGTTTTAGCTAAAAATCTTGGTCGTGATGATAGCCAATGGCTTTTTACTATCCTATACGACTCTTATTTGTTCGACAAGACTGGTGCAGACGAACTGTTGTACAAACTGGTTGCAGATAATAAATATGCTAGTTTATCGGCGATTAACGAGATAATGGAGAACTATTACACGATCGAGGGAACCAAACACAAGAACGATCAGTTATTGAACTTCGTCCTTGAAAAATTGACAGAAGAAGATTTTGACCATATTTCATGGACTTTTGCTAATTCGCTACATCTGAAACTGATAGACATAAAACACTTCTTAGAAAAATACATCGAATCACCCTATTTTACAATAAATGATTCTTTTATCGAATATCTGACGTTCCAATGTAATCATTACCCATTAGATGCCGTCGAGCTTTTCAATCGTGCACTGGCAAGAAATAAATTCAGGAAAACGGATCATACCGGAATTCATTCTTCAGAATCCGGTACAAAATTTATCGTTAGTGCTTTCAATAGCTTAGTCAAGAATGATCAAGCAAGCGGCTCTGTGAGAATGAAATTGATAATTGCCTTTGACAATGTTCTTAAAGATTTCCGATTCAAAACAGATACTGAACGTGTGCTGGAAAATCTAGTCTGA